Proteins from a single region of Diaphorobacter limosus:
- a CDS encoding IscS subfamily cysteine desulfurase: protein MDMTPHFPIYLDYGATTPVDPRVVDAMVPWLREHFGNAASRSHAWGWEAEEAIEKARGQVADLIGADPREIVWTSGATESINLALKGAAQFYKTKGKHLITLKTEHKAVLDTMRELERQGFEVTYLDVKEDGLLDLDALRAAIRPDTILISVLFVNNEIGVIQDIPAIGALCRERGILLHVDAAQATGRVEIDMASLPVDLMSMTAHKTYGPKGVGALYVRRKPRVRLEAQIHGGGHERGMRSGTLPTHQIVGMGEAFRIIKQEMHEVNAKARVLQQRLLDGLKDIEQVFINGSLEQRVPQNLNMSFNYVEGESLIMGIKGLAVSSGSACTSASLEPSYVLRALGRSDELAHSSLRMTIGRFTTEEEIDYAISTIRHNVAKLRELSPLWEMYQDGVDLSTIQWAAH from the coding sequence ATGGATATGACACCGCATTTCCCCATTTACCTAGACTACGGCGCCACCACGCCCGTCGATCCTCGCGTCGTGGACGCCATGGTTCCCTGGCTGCGTGAACATTTTGGCAACGCCGCTTCGCGCAGCCACGCCTGGGGCTGGGAGGCCGAGGAGGCCATCGAGAAGGCGCGCGGCCAGGTGGCCGACCTGATAGGCGCTGACCCGCGCGAGATCGTCTGGACCAGCGGCGCCACCGAGTCCATCAACCTGGCCTTGAAGGGTGCCGCCCAGTTCTACAAGACCAAGGGCAAGCACCTGATCACCCTGAAGACCGAGCACAAGGCCGTGCTCGACACCATGCGTGAGCTCGAGCGCCAGGGCTTCGAGGTGACTTACCTGGATGTCAAGGAAGACGGCCTGCTGGATCTGGATGCCCTCAGGGCCGCGATCCGTCCTGACACCATCCTGATCAGCGTGCTGTTCGTGAACAACGAGATCGGCGTGATCCAGGACATTCCCGCCATCGGCGCCCTGTGCCGCGAAAGGGGCATCCTGCTGCATGTGGATGCGGCCCAGGCCACCGGCCGGGTCGAGATCGACATGGCCAGCCTGCCCGTCGACCTGATGAGCATGACGGCGCACAAGACCTACGGCCCCAAGGGCGTGGGTGCGCTGTATGTGCGCCGCAAGCCCCGCGTGCGCCTGGAAGCGCAGATCCACGGCGGCGGCCATGAGCGCGGCATGCGTTCGGGCACCCTGCCCACGCACCAGATCGTGGGCATGGGTGAGGCCTTTCGCATCATCAAACAAGAGATGCACGAGGTGAACGCCAAGGCGCGCGTGCTGCAGCAGCGCCTGCTCGACGGCCTGAAGGACATCGAACAGGTATTCATCAACGGCAGCCTGGAGCAGCGCGTGCCGCAGAACCTGAACATGAGCTTCAACTACGTCGAGGGTGAGTCGCTGATCATGGGCATCAAGGGCCTGGCGGTGTCCAGCGGCTCGGCCTGCACCTCGGCCAGCCTGGAGCCCAGCTACGTGCTGCGCGCCCTGGGCCGCAGCGACGAACTGGCGCACAGCAGCCTGCGCATGACCATAGGCCGCTTCACCACCGAGGAAGAAATCGACTACGCGATCAGCACCATTCGCCACAACGTGGCCAAGCTGCGCGAGCTGAGCCCTCTGTGGGAGATGTACCAGGATGGCGTGGACTTGAGCACCATCCAATGGGCGGCGCATTGA